A genomic segment from Conger conger chromosome 2, fConCon1.1, whole genome shotgun sequence encodes:
- the osbpl7 gene encoding oxysterol-binding protein-related protein 7 produces MSGLEKPPSGFSKPTHSGSSSTISSRHSRQNSKDWEVMDDTQMEMFSGGETPTDMTTPGICEGYLMKRRKRPLNGWHKRYFVLEKGILKYSKTPLDIAKGKLHGSFDVSLAVMSINQKSKHFDLDTGDNLYHLKAKSHDLFYIWVTKLSAHRTFKKNEAVHMHNGFLQALSQGGNVLPSATCFMQRNGGLPDPSYYNQYKSTASTMNEAAPPVEELPTASRRVNNKVSAWLQQTQDTDCCFHELSRCQNDLTELNQLVQRLLSLEGGGPPFNDGELQRIISMQNLTLEKPKKKSKVLGHSRTLSRFEALGMLSSSQLSSSSHLGNSVPSIPEYLHSQLSPPTTISPEAKKIQQDICTVSQRVHMSLKSVHDTLVLERRRLREAWSSPDLHQSTSRQLAHLCTALSELEMKSRLTKVHSLSLTSDSSDESVSTVRPEQGPYSSTKQSKRHSCRRAPSMAESTTEYFDARDTILCETSSEASDESGLSDDTTSNSEQAEQRASVTLKYRESLSNAANMTVRVPKDTGRRTTLPAPGPDNSHIGLMTILYNNIGKDLSRVSMPIPLNEPISLLQRLCEELEYSELLDTASQTEDPYQRMVYIAAFAISGYATARYRNRYKPFNPILGETFECIREDRGFHYISEQVCHHPPISACHADADNFSFWQDQRWKNKFWGKSLEIMPTGMVNVTLPKFNDHYEWNKVVTCIHNVLSQQRYLEHYGEVIIRNLNSTVCTCKITFAKSSYWGSDNHTNEVQGTVLDQAGTVIHQFGGLWHEGIFCDTLPVPQCIWKPTPQPSENFAYYGFSRFAMEMNELTPELLPLLPATDTRLRPDQRMLEEGKVEEAEKKKDEVENKQRDRRKEMAKRGEEHIPCFFRKAIDAAGRDVWLTNGTYWKLRENPRFANTTTLDLW; encoded by the exons ATGAGTGGCCTTGAGAAGCCTCCCTCGGGGTTTAGCAAGCCCACCCACTCAGGGAGCAGCAGCACTATCTCCTCCCGACACTCCCGTCAA AACTCCAAAGACTGGGAAGTGATGGATGACACTCAGATGGAGATGTTCTCTGGTGGGGAGACTCCCACAGATATGACCACACCAGGCATCTGTGAGGGCTActtgatgaagaggaggaagaggcccCTCAACGGCTGGCACAAG AGGTACTTTGTCCTGGAAAAGGGAATCCTCAAGTACTCAAAAACCCCTCTAGAT ATTGCAAAGGGTAAACTGCATGGTTCATTCGACGTCAGCCTGGCAGTCATGTCGATCAATCAGAAATCAAAACACTTTGACCTTGATACAGGGGACAATCTGTATCACTTGAAG GCAAAGAGCCATGATCTATTCTACATCTGGGTGACGAAACTGAGTGCCCATCGCACCTTTAAGAAGAATGAAGCCGTGCACATGCACAACGGGTTTCTGCAGGCACTGTCACAGGGAGGCAATGTGCTGCCTTCTGCCACCTGCTTTATGCAGCGGAATGGAGGCTTGCCAGAT CCTTCATACTACAACCAATATAAGAGCACTGCATCAACCATGAATGAAGCGGCTCCCCCAGTGGAGGAACTGCCCACTGCAAGCCGGAGAGTCAACAACAAGGTGTCGGCGTGGTTGCAACAGACTCAGGATACCGACTGCTGCTTCCATG AGCTGAGTCGCTGCCAGAATGATCTGACTGAGCTAAACCAGCTGGTACAAAGGCTGCTGTCCCTGGAGGGTGGGGGCCCACCCTTCAACGACGGGGAGCTCCAGCGCATCATCAGCATGCAG AATCTCACCCTAGAGAAACCCAAGAAGAAATCCAAGGTCTTGGGACACTCGCGGACACTGTCCAGGTTCGAGGCTCTTGGAATG CTGTCATCCAGCCAGCTAAGCAGCTCCTCTCACCTGGGCAACTCGGTCCCCTCCATCCCCGAATACTTGCACTCCCAGCTATCCCCTCCCACCACCATCTCCCCAGAGGCAAAGAAGATCCAGCAGGACATCTGCACTGTGTCCCAGAGGG TGCACATGTCTCTGAAGTCGGTACATgacaccctggtcctggagcgtCGGAGGCTGAGGGAGGCCTGGAGCAGCCCCGACCTCCACCAGTCTACCTCCCGGCAGCTAGCCCATCTGTGCACTGCTCTCTCTGAG TTGGAGATGAAATCCCGTCTGACAAAAGTCCACTCCCTATCCCTCACCTCCGACTCCTCGGACGAGTCCGTCAGCACTGTCCGCCCGGAGCAG GGTCCTTACTCATCCACCAAGCAATCTAAACGGCATTCATGCCGCCGGGCCCCCTCCATGGCTGAGTCAACGACAGAGTACTTTGACGCCCGTGACACCATCCTGTGTGAAACTTCCTCCGAGGCTTCGGATGAATCAGGACTGAGCGACGATACCACTAGCAACTCTGAGCAGGCGGAGCAGCGTG CAAGCGTCACTCTGAAGTACCGCGAAAGCCTCTCCAATGCGGCAAACATGACCGTCCGCGTTCCCAAGGACACCGGCCGCCGCACCACCCTGCCTGCTCCGGGCCCCGACAACAGCCACATCGGCCTGATGACCATCCTCTACAACAACATTGGAAAGGACCTGTCGCGCGTCTCCATGCCCATTCCACTCAATGAGCCAATCAGCTTGCTGCAAAGACTGTGTGAGGAACTGGAATACTCTGAGCTGCTGGACACTGCCAGCCAAACAGAGGACCCCTACCAGAGAATG GTGTACATTGCTGCCTTTGCCATCTCTGGTTACGCCACCGCTCGCTACCGCAACAGATACAAACCCTTCAACCCGATCCTGGGAGAGACCTTTGAATGCATACGAGAGGACAGGGGCTTCCATTACATCAGTGAACAG GTTTGCCACCATCCCCCCATTTCTGCCTGCCATGCTGATGCAGACAACTTCTCATTCTGGCAAG ACCAGCGTTGGAAGAACAAATTCTGGGGTAAATCACTGGAGATCATGCCAACAGGGATGGTGAATGTCACTCTTCCCAA GTTCAATGACCACTATGAGTGGAACAAAGTGGTGACCTGCATCCACAACGTATTGAGCCAACAGCGTTACCTTGAACACTATGGCGAGGTCATAATCCGCAACCTGAACAGCACTGTCTGCACCTGCAAGATCACCTTCGCAAAG TCCAGTTACTGGGGTTCTGACAATCACACAAACGAGGTACAAGGGACAGTTCTTGACCAGGCCGGCACTGTCATCCACCAGTTTGGGGGTCTCTGGCATGAGGGTATCTTTTGTGACACCCTGCCTGTACCACAGTGCATCTGGAAACCAA CCCCTCAACCCAGTGAGAACTTTGCATACTATGGCTTCTCGAGATTTGCAATGGAGATGAACGAGCTCACCCCCGAGTTGCTTCCCCTGCTGCCTGCCACAGACACCCGCCTGCGTCCAGACCAGAG GATGTTGGAGGAAGGGAaggtggaagaggcagagaagAAGAAGGATGAAGTAGAGAACAAGCAGAGGGACCGCCGGAAGGAAATGGCCAAAAGGGGGGAGGAGCACATCCCTTGCTTTTTCAG GAAAGCCATTGATGCTGCTGGACGGGATGTATGGTTAACAAATGGAACCTACTGGAAACTCCGTGAGAACCCCAGATTTGCCAACACGACAACCCTGGATCTGTGGTGA